ACCGCCACCAGTAGTACCGCCTTCACCTccaacttttaaatatttttgagtaGAGTACaacctttttcttcctcctcgcCGACACCTCATTCTTTCTCCTCGCCAATAGCCtccttcttcctcatttctctGATCGCCGACAACCACAACCCGCCACATCCTTCCaaattatattatgaaaaatgttaaaatgtcAATAACTAACCAACATAATCGGGtgaatctaaaaaattaaatcagctaaaacaaatacaaataaatatttattttaattcgtGCCTTTAATTAATCTGACAAAAGGACTAAGAACGGCTAGAACGCTCCCGACTGTCAATACTCTTCTCTTTTCCATGGTTCTCTTTCGATTTTGGCTTCTTTCTAGATTAGATCCTGCTGGGGGTTTGGGGTCTATGCATCTGCTATTCAGAATCCAAAGTCTACCACAAGGTTCCTCCTGCTTTGTTTTGTTCATCACAACCCTTGTATTTCCTAAATCTTCAACCAGTAACTTATTGATGTGGCCTTGAATTCCTAATTTTCTGCAGTTGATTCCAAATGAAGACCGATACAAAATTGGACTGCTATCAATGGTAACCATGTCAAGCTCGCtaataagaaaaatgagttCTTGAGAGAAATAAGCCATCATCTCCTGGCAAGATCCGATGGAGCTATCTGCCAGCTTGTGGTTCAAACTCTTGTCAAGCCCATGAATATGATGGAGAGAAAACATTCAATGGCAAATTTACAATATTGTTGAGGAGTTAGGGGTAATTTTGTTAGAGAAATTTGATTTGGTAAGGTCACCTGTAAGAGGAGTCCGACAGTGTATAATTGCTCGTAATTTATACACAAGGGAACAAGAtatgagatataaaaaataatagaaattttttatataaaagtattttttattatatttattaaatttatttaataatttttaaaaaagaaatcacctcacattttatcttaaattatttagataaatttatttttttcttcaaataaatttatctagggACGGAGCCAAAAATTTTAAGCAAGGTaggcaaaaattaaatagtataaaaaatttaaaataacataatattaaaaaatagatatcaataaattatataatcgatgcattttcatattttaataacatcgcataataacataattattaattttattaaatatttatttttcaatatacacAACTAAATTGTCGTTCAATCATTAATTTCCAATTCAATTGCGCAGCCAAATCTTGATAAACTTTATGACAGATTGTCATTCAATCATTGATCTCCAATTTAATTGGGTAACTGAGTCTTGACCAGTTTTACgacacaaaatatattttctgtcatagtttcaaatatgtaattaacaaatttgtaatagaaaatgaaaaaaattgatccctttaattaaaacatagttaAAGAAATAGTAAGggaggttaacatacacaagAAAAGTGGGCTAGATtttcatatatcttatttttaatttttagccaaTACTAAAAAAATGCACTGGCAATTGCCACCAGTCACCGTGGTTGGTGGCTTTCGATGATCAAAAGTAACCTGACACCCTTATTCCCATCGattaacatacccaaaaatcagtTAAATTTAACGGCCAAAATTCGTAGATCAAAGTTTAAACTTCTAACCAAACTCAACACACGTAAATGCATTGGTAGTCGCCATCGATCACCATGTCTAGTGGTTTTTGGCAATCAGAGAtaaccacccgacacccttatcTCCATCGACTAACATACCTAAAAtctagaatattttaaaaatctagaGTGggcattcaaaaaaaaaaaaattaaattattatgtgtaatattttttttaaaaaaaaaatccagggCCTTGGCTAAACGTGACTCCGCCACTAAATTTATCTcccttatagataagaaaaactAACTAAAATGTCtctcaataaattttaaaaaattaacaaataatttaataaaaaaattagaatactttttaactttatattagttattttatatcttgatcTAAAAAGTATTTCAATATTGTCGACGTTCGGAATTAGTTGACCGTGATTCGTTGGTCCGCACTAATGTAATGAATTCGAAAGGGAGAAGGATGTGATcaggttttttttttgctcCGCCGGCCGATTAGCCCCTGCAAATTACTCCAACGTTCAAGTAAGTAAGCGAGTAAAAATGTGTAGAGTATTAGCAAGTTGGCAAAAAGAGCATACCATGGTTTTGGGGAAAGCTGGCTGATATATAGGatgaggagatgtcctcctacATATGTCGTACGTTTGTAAGTGATGGGACAGAATATCAGGCGCCGAAGGAGGCACCGATGCGACGGCTAGGTGCTgatgggaccctcattaatgtggatgagatcagTCATTAATGAAGATGAGATTTGAGGTGAGTGTGCGGAAACCCAGAAATGACTATAATGATGTTGTTCCAAGGGGCCAGGATGGGACCAACATGGGCCAAACAAATGGGCCGAGAGGATGGGGCCAGGTTGTGCTTGAACGGCCTAGCTGGGACAACGCCTAGTCCACTACTGCTCTTTGGTATGTGGTCTTCTTGTTATACGAGTTGATCAGTTAGGCTAGGGAACTGGAGGAGTCGTTGGGAGCTTGGTCAAAGTATAGTTGGAAGCTCGCTCGTTTTAAGTCCGCTTGGTCCTGTGATCTGAGCTCGGGCTCTACCGATGTGTGAACTTGCTCCGACCAACTCAGTTTGGAGCCTACTGGGCTTTAGGCAATTGGGCCCGCTTGCTGGGTCGAGCCTAACTCGTAAGAAGTAGCGtgggaaatacccgtaacaaatcttatcttaatataattttatcttgtttattttaataaatgatacCTAAGTAAATACAATAAtctcttttttcaaatattaactaaataaaaatataaatatatctaaattcatttttatataaaatattaattaaaattttaattttaacaattaaatgtattttttaatttttaagatagtgtgtgttaatcaagatatagaaaaaaaaggtaaaatatgaaaaatatttcagacttttatttttttgtaatgtgtttgttaaacttatttggtgatacttgaaaaagaaattatgtgacttcttatctattattttttcttatttctttttctttcagataaacatatcttggatcttatatataagaaacaataaagcatatgttttatagtgcattttaaaaaatttaacaatcagtttgataaaaattttagaatgttttctagttttatcttaattattttatattttggctCAAAACCATTATAACCttattttgacataattttatcttatttattttaacaaacgttacctAAATAGATAGTAGAGGTCATGTACTTAGTTATAATATTTCTTGAAGTAAATGCAATTAAAGTATCCTTTTAGGGAAGAAAATAACTAAagtaacatataaaaattaaaagagtaaTGATCTACAGATTTCACAActaatatattaagaaaatatattaaacgATAATTGAGGGCACGAATACTGGAGGTCACGCAAAGACGATCATCTCaagataattaatttgtaaCACTGTAAAAGCGAGTGATGAAATTGTCTGAATAGGAAAATCACTTCACCATCTAAGATCAATGTGGAAAAATAGTGCAAGAGTAAGAGAAATAAAGACTGTGACTAAGCTTACTTGTCGGACAGTAAATATAAATAGTTAACTTTTTAGACAATTTGAATGATATTAGTTTTATTCCTCAAATTCGTTTTTATGAGATTTACGAGAACGGGtttaactttaaatttattgaaattagaataaattattatattataatgcCTAATATCAAATCACCAACTTATTGCttaattttaagagaaaatttaagtTACATTAAGTAATTGAGATTTTAAACAATATTATTTGCCCTTAATATTCGTGAGAGACCTCTTTTCTAGGttgtaaaaattcaaaattgagggtgatttaattaaacgACCAAATTAAAAGTAACTTAGTTAAACAAATTGAGTCTACAAATGATACTTTACAAGATTATAATCCTTGGCTATAACCAATAACTAGAGAAAACTTAGATAACAAATTCTTTGTtgttctaattaaattaatgctctaaattattattaaaagtaaataatttgtACAACTCTAATGATAGTACGTATGTGTCTTAACACAATTTAAGTGAGTGTGATTCATAATTTCTTTAGcgattatttttcatttatatatggTCAAGACTTTATACAATTGTATTCTCCAAAAGGGGCACATAAATTATGACTTAAATAAAATGTTGACGTGTCCTGAGCGCTGAGAGTAAATTCATATTGATgatagtatttttgttaattgcATTACAATTGTATTTTGCTTAGTTCCTCGTTTAGCTTATGGGCTGGGCTTTTTACCCATTATTGGCCCAATTCTCTGGTccttttatctctctctctctctctctctctctctgtcaccATGCGGAGACCATAGAACGGAGCGCACGAAATGAGAAGAGTTGCGGACACGGCCAAGGCGTGTCACTTCTTGCAGATAACGTTTGAAATTCGAATTGCCCCTTAAAAACTTCAAATTCAATGAGTTCGTCATCCGTGGAATCACATACTTTGGCAGCTGAATCGCAGGTTCCATCCTCCGCCTTTAGATTCTCAGCATATTTCGTTCCTTGTTAGATCTACTCGCTCATCAAAATGGGCACTTAAACTGTATGTTAAAATGCCCCAAAGAGCGTTATAGTGTCTAACTGCTTATCCAGATCTTTATTCTTTGATTTCTCAGAAAGAGCTGTTACATGGATTTTAGGTTTTAGGTTAGTTGTGGTGCTTGAAGTGTCCAAGTAGGCTTAATTGTTTCTGTATATTTTATGTTGAATTTCTCCTGGTAGTCCAAATGGATATTTTGCTTGTTTGGTAATGGAAAGACATTTCAAGTCTCGTCcttatcttcatcttcttcttaaaCTCAGTATTAACGCTTTATCTTTCATTGTTGGCCTGAAGGCTGTTGAAGGAGGATTGCCTTAAGCAgctaaaagtaaaattttgtgAGATCCCACATTGGCATCGGTTTAAGAGTCCCTGTACACAATAAGTAAGAGAGGCCACCGGATGGGCACCTTTGTTAATCGGCTTCTTAGAATTCCTTCCTCACAAACTCGAAAAATTTTTAGTCCTTTTTTATTAGCTTATTTTCTATGGGCATTCTTTTTTCCAATATAGTAATATGCCCTATATTTGTTATGGTTGCCCAGGGTGGGAGATTGATGGATGTTGAATAACAATCCAACTTTGTTCCTGACCATCTACTTGAAAATTGCAAGTATTTTACTTACTTTTTCTACTATTcgtttaaagaaaaataaatgtaaaagattGTGAGGTGGGAGATCAATATGAAACATCATTTTTGACTTAGTTTTTGATGTTCTTGTTGAAGTTTGTGTTCGTaatagtatttttgttaattttctatTGGTTGTTTGTGTGGGAATTCTACAGTAAACAGATTTAGCAATTGAGATCAAAGAAAGGAGGAGAACAGAGAAGAACAGAATTCATTCCATCTCTTGAAATCAAACTTTTAACTCATACAATGAAACTAAGTTCAGCTTTTATTCAGCTAGATCTATATGTAACTAACTCTCTGTTACAACTTGTACATGGCATAACAGATTAGTTTAGTTAGTAAACCAAAGGTAACAAACTGAACTAACACAAGTAAAGCTAAACTGACTACTACACGTTAACTTGAGTCCTGTAGCTGAGCCTGAGTTAGTTGAGCTAAGCCACTGTACCCACATTTGGCTTTACAGTTTGAATGTAGAACCCCTCATACACAGCATCTATGATGCATTTCTCATATATGTGTATTGCATGTTTTGATGTTTTCACATGAAGTAGTTAATCTGAGTGAGAATGATGAGAAGCTTTTGATGAATGTCATCTGCCAGAATTATACTTTCTTTCAATCTGGACGAGAACTGGACATGAAGGCCATTAATTTGTGTTTGCAAGACCAGGAGTACATTGGGAACATAAAGAAGGTGCAGGTTTATCTTGATAAGGTAAAGCTTTTAAACCACTGTTCTTTGTTCATcttgctttcttctttgctGCTCTAGCTTGCATTGAAGTTGGTCAGATAGACAGTTGCATGTCATCTGAACAGCAGACTGATACGATAATCAAACTTCATCATGAGccacataataatttttctacTCTGACAGTCTGAAGGCTATAAAACTGCAGGTTTTTACATTGTACgtctaaatttattaatttggcTTGTTGATATCCACATGATAGTGAAATGATCAAACATCTTCTTTAACTTGATCACGATGAACATCAGCCTTTGATTTCATTGTGCAGTTTGCCCCCCATTGGCCGTGTAATTTACCAGTCACAACTGACTTTATGGCCTATGACTCGGGTTCGGGCAACTTGAGTTTTGCGTGCATTACAGTCTCTTATTTGGCTGTTCATCCTAAGCATAAAATACTAGACATCAAATTCTGTTTTTATAACTTGAGTACTTGCTGTTGCATGTTCTGATGCACAGATGAAAAAGATTGTGAGACCAGGTTGTTCACAAGAAGTCCTGGATGTGGCTGTGAGTTCCATGTCCTCACTTGTCAGAATCCTGTCGGTGACGTCTCCCACACCCAAACCACATGCCTCGCTTTGAACAGACTTCCTCGCTAATGTTGTGTTGTGATGCTTGAGAATTAAGGCAGGGGACCAGGGTAGAAGGTTGTTGCTACtatatatttaacttttagTGGTTAATGCCCTTGTTTACCAGAATTCATGTAAAGAGCAGTTTAAAGAATTACCCGTGTCCTTAAATTTGCCTATTTGAAATATATGAAATTGTAATATATTTTCAAACTTTAATGCTTAGAATATGGGGAAATATGCAAATCACTTCCCAATTAATGACTTTTCAAATGTATGATGAATCCATTCCCTGCCTTTTACTTGATATACTTATGCCAAACCCATGCAAGTTATCTTTGACAGTTTTAGGCACAAATTCTTCAAATTGTAGTGTGGTTTTGGTGCAACCTGGTTGGTAATAGtctcatcttttctttttatggcCTATGCGAGGGAagttttcatctttatttccgATGTCTATAGTTTATTGCTCCTTTTCAAGGctttttaatgtttaaaattCACCTTGTGATATTTGAGAGCTTTGTTTATTAGAATTGTTTTATGAATGTTAattataatgttttattttgatGTAGCATTCCTTTAGGAAGAAATTATTgtcatgtttttaattttttttttcttttagagaGGTCCAAAGAATAAATTGTACATAAAAACTAGAATGATTTTCTTATTCAGTATCAGGTTGATCTAATAATACCAGAGTTttcatttaatgaatttatggaatattgttaaaaaaaaaaatattctcacaAAGTTTCGAGataagaggaaaagaaaattgtcCCATGCAATCCGAGCACTAGCACAAGCGTTGAGGACAATTTTCTAGATTTCTGTGGGAGTGGTCGTCCGTTCTATTACTATTACTAAGGTTACAAAACAGAATTGGAAACTGACTTAAGAAGAATGATGAGTGATTTATAAAGGGAGACCCACCAAACCACATGAATTACCTCGTACAACCCAAAAGTTCCGTCGTCTGTGTCTTAGGTTAATTTTGAGCATTACTGTCTCTCGCTTTcgtagataaaataattaatggaAGGAGGAAAAGGCATATCGAAAGATGTGTATTACTTCAGTCTGGACCATGAATAGGCTGGAGAGCCCAAGTGTTTGGCCCACAAATAACATTGCCCAGCTGGATAATCCCATAAATCTCAATCTCTTAACAGACCCCAGAATTCAAGAACCCTAATGCTACTTCATTCGTACAGCTTAGTGCCACTAACTCAATCATGAAATAACACTGTGATTTTTCTTAATTCTGGAAGCAATTAAATGTGTCTAATGGGTATTAAGTCTCACGATTAGTATTATTGTAGTGGAAGCAATTAAACATTAAATGAAGTATAGTTCCTCTaagcaaaaaattaataatcagtTTAATCTAACGAAGAATCTGCACAGGGTTCgtcaattaattttgatattctcCAGTACTACTGACGGCTTCCCCCACAAATAACTTGAAGctatgttattattaattatatatatatatatattatgttgcTAATCAAGAATCTTTACTCGTACgtcatgatatatataatatgagcCATTTTGCAGTGCTGTAGCATCCGAAAGAAAGTATTCTTAAGCTACTTGTTATTCTGTCTAAGTAAGTGGATTCGTTTCGGATAGGTTAAGATTATCCATAAGATTGTATAGAATCACTTCCCATTAGCTTGACAATCATATACTAATTCACCACGGTTTAAAGCACGATGATAAACGGTCATATGACGGGAATGGAGGAAGAacacctcccccccccccccccccccccccaaaaaaaaaacagattgCTGTGTCTGAATATACTGATGTATATACATTCAAAGGAATCGCTTaaccttaatttattttaacaaacagtACGGATATTTGATTTATATTTGACCTAAAAATGTGATGTTTCAAAATGGATTATAATATGGAAACCAACTATTATattacacagagagagagagagagagagagagagagaattacttttttttttgttatgttatACTTTAATAATCTGACACTATATTGCtactgtttttttatttttatttttttaccatttttaaTAGCTCTAGTTTCTGTACAGAATGTTATGCATTCTAGTTGGAAGATCTAAGTTTAATATATAAGATCCTaagttaataatataaattaataatgaaaagcatatacatatatatttaacattaaaGACTTTATAGAAGTGGTCATCAACAAATGATTGTTAGAAGATTCTATATAAGGTTTAGGCAATTCTATCATTTCATGAGTCTTAaacaattcatcaaaataattaatattcatGAAAGTAGTATTCTAACTGCAAAGTATTGATTGTTATCCATGCCGTTCTGTTCTTTTGGCTTATTTTTGCACTATTCCAGCTAACTTAATGATCATGATGATaaccatatatattttcaagctctcatatttcattataaaaCTCGAAAACCAATTCGTTTCGATTAGGTTAAGTCACATCTTTGTTAATATATAGGACATATCCTGTTGCTTTGCAAACATGgatcttttattaattatatatgatgcAAAGGCTCAAGGTCCAACGGCAGCTAGCCAGTTGTGTATTATTGCTGCCCGCATATATAAAGAAAACCTTGGACTATTGATTGAAATCAGCAACAAGATCAGTTTTGCTTTATGTGCTATCTGTTTGGTGGAACCAATTTATAATGGCTATCTGTGCTTACAATTACATATTGGCATTAAATATTTGATTAGGTTAAACAATGGTGGGGACCTCGGATTTCAACAACGATTATGGGAAGTTAATTACTTCATCTTGTGTCCGTAGACACGGGTTTGATTGGTCTCCTTTGTGATTATCAATAAaagttgttaattttttaatctaaaGGCGACAAATACGCATGAAGTCATAAGGGCTCCATTTGAGCACTAACTTGGGGCGATAAAAGATGCcaaatgttttgttttcaattGTTCTTGCCAAGTTGCTAAAaggatataatatatatatatatatataatttgtatttctaattagttcaatttttgccatatattaattagatacaagctaattaattaaacacGTACTATGCTTAATTTATCTAACTAAACCAATTGAATGACAAAATTATTTAGACTACGTCATATTAATTAGTtaagaaatatagaaattaCTTTGAGATTTCACTAAAAGTCGTGTTGaattatatatctaatataGACAGCCGACAAAGATGATCATGACCTTTTAATCTTgtcaagaaatttcaaaatgaatgtgAAGCTCAGGGGTggtattattaaattttgaatgcgTTTTGATGGGATTATTAGGATTTGAAAAGATCTTAGTTATATTATCATGCCATTCTTTTAGCCAGCCAAAAGGTTCAAATGatgttctaattaattaatatagggAGCCTTGAATACTAATTAAACTATAGTTATGTTGTTGATAGTAATTAAGAATTTTGAGAAGGCTATTGATACATGTATCCTTGGAATGAGTACCAAAGTGTGTCCAAGTTGCACGTATTTGCTAATCCCACTTAAAAATTACTCCCaatatcaagaaaaattaaccatacgagagagagagagagagagagagagagagagagagagagaggggttgatgtgaaagaaagaaaatgatctTCCAAAATGAAAGACTGAGAGAGTAGATAGGATTCTACTGCAGAGAAGTATGAGGCCTCCAGTGGGCAGCAtgctttcttcttccattgatGGATGGGGCTTCTGTGTTCTGTCTTTCTTTCTGATGAGTCGTagttttaatttcatttgaCTCTCTCTCCATTTGACTCTCTCTCGTCAGTAGTAGTTTTGGCTTGATGTGATCTTCTTGTTGTCTTCACATGGGGTCTGGTGCCCTAGATTCGTGGGGGACTCTTCCCTGTACTACTACTGCTGGCCACAGCTTTATCTCCATTCCACGCAAACCCCTCACCATTTGatcatttgattaaattaaaaaattatatactatgAACACAACCAGaccatttacatttatttttacattcatTCAGGCAAGCCCTGGGCCCCCACTCAACCATCTATTATTTGATAGATGTTGATTTCGAGTTTTGTTtagactttttatttatttatcaaattcaatatgTACCTGTACTAGTTAAATTAAACAAGTTTAAGGAGACTACCTATATGTTTGAAAGggttaattatattaataattatttaattttatatatattatgttattgtttAGTTACTAAACTTTAAGATGTTAACTgttagttattaatatttcaaaactgttattatttaattattaaattttaaaatattatttattagttattaatattttaaaattgtttctCACATATAATTcgttagtcactgaactttaaattcACAAGTGACggataagaaataattttaaaatattagtgactaaaaGGTAATATTGTAAAGTTCAATGACAAAATAGTAACATAATGTaaaattgagtgattattggtgtaattaacccatGTTTGGAAGGGATATTTGATGCTATTAGAACAATATAAGATTAATTGtgagaaaatttaatttaatgcttTCGTACTTaccaaaagaacaaaaaattaataataatttcatgtgaaaaaaataattgtcttattaatcaaatattaaaaattattttatatagtcGGTTggattaaaatgaaaaacatatatattttacccAAATCTACATATATGAAGATCGAAATTTTGTGATCCCTACATTTATCATTTATAAGCCCCGGGGCATTGAGGAACAGATATTGCATTcaaccaaaattaaattatgtgaaaCCATCCTTATTAAAAGATACAACAGACTAACCAACCAAGTGAAATTAAATGTGATGCTTATATAGCTAATTAATTTACTTGCAAATCTAGGGTAATGGCATGTGACACTATAAAATAtcctaattaataaaaaaaataatatgtgcaGTTTGGATGGTAATAAAAGgctaaggaaaaaaaaaactaatatatattttactttaatttgcACCTTATTCAAgccaaagttacttccatataTATGAGCTACATAGGACATTCTTTTGTTAGTACGtaaattttccatttttgaGCAGATATTTAGTAGAATTTTATGTGTAAAACAACATAGTGCAAGAGtgtaacctttttttttattttataattagtGTAAGAGTGTAACTGTGGGAGATTGAAGacaaaaattacttaattaacaagaaaaatataatataacaaatatagatgttatatatatagaacccaaaataaaaacgaagttttgagagagagagagagagagagagaatgagagagggagagagaaagcgTGTGTGTAGGGTAGGGGTGAGGGTTAGGGCACGTGGTGAGAGGGCATACCAGGTCCGGCCCTTGAGGGTCAATTCTTCACCTTTTGACCCATTCCCAAGGAGAAAAACTGGGACTGCTTCCCTGATGAACCCTCAGGTCCCTTCCCCCTCACTTCATGACCTTGTTTtgggattgagagagagagagagagagagagagagagagagagattaggtaAAAATATTGACGTCCTCTGCAGATAGATGACTGGCCAAAATGATGTTTTGAGTATTGGGAGattcatatatatttcataCCTGCGGGCCTTTTACTTGTATCTgtcctatctctctctctctctgcttaaTTTCTTGTGCAAGTTACCCACCCAACTGTCTGTCTGCCTCCAGGATTTTGATTTAGATTTAGATTGATTTATCTATTTGGGAAAAGACCCAATGATTTCAGTGTACATCGACGACTCAATCTATTTTTTAAGGTTTCTTCTTTCTTACATGCTATGGTTAGCAAAATGTAATTAACTAAGTTGTCttttaacttctttttcttctttaaaataataattcaattaacCTCTAGCTAGCTAAGCCAGCTACATAATTGCTTCTTTGGTGCAACGTAATTGGAGCTACAACCACTGGGGCTGGGGGTGATGTGACGAAATGAAGTTGTCTAATATATCTATGATTTAAGAAAGGCCTAGCTATTAGAATATTCATAGATTAATTATAACTACAGCGATCGTTAATGTAATCTTCCATGATTTCACACACTTGCAAGTTGCCAAGCCTTAGAATATTTTAATCTAATTGCATTTGTGGGGTAGATTGGAGCTGCTTAATTAGAGGCTGGagcatatattaaaaaaataggttttCTATCCATGATTTGGGAAAGGAGAACAAATGGACAAACCATCTACAgctcttttaaataaaatgtgcGTACTTAATTAGTTAttcaaattctttaaaaatattttaagcgTACTGGTTTTCTAAGTGTAACTCGTGGATTTCATGCAATTTTAACTTTGTATAAAGTTTTTTCAAGTCAAAAAAGTAGCTTtttttctaagaaaaaaaaatgaagcaagATAGCTTTATTAGATAGACAGTGACATTAGAGACCACATGTTCTTGGGATAGCAAATAAGAGAATTTGACACAAGAAAGgaaccaaaatgaaaatcaatccCCAATATAGGGCAATAGGGAAAACCATGAGAAAATTGCGAGCAACACATCTCAATATTCAAATAGGAAGCTTGGAGGAAATCAAATATTAAGAGTACCCAGTAATACACAAATAGCTTCACTT
This window of the Diospyros lotus cultivar Yz01 chromosome 5, ASM1463336v1, whole genome shotgun sequence genome carries:
- the LOC127802309 gene encoding pyrophosphate--fructose 6-phosphate 1-phosphotransferase subunit alpha-like gives rise to the protein MSSSSVESHTLAAESQNYTFFQSGRELDMKAINLCLQDQEYIGNIKKVQVYLDKMKKIVRPGCSQEVLDVAVSSMSSLVRILSVTSPTPKPHASL